From the Streptomyces sp. NBC_00654 genome, the window GTGGAGCCAGTCGCGGACCTGCTTCTGGTCGTCGTTGAGCTCAAGCGTGAACTCGGCCATGTTCCCCTCCATGCGCTGCTGCGAAAACATGCGTTACTTGCGGTAACGCAGTCTGTTACCGGCAAGTAGCCACTGTCAACCGCCCGGAAGCCGCCCGGCACGCCCGCTGGGCAGGGTGTTACGTTGCCCAGGCGTGAAGAAATGCAAGGCCAGGGGTGGGGAGAGACACGGCATGGAGACCGCACGACAGGCCGAGCGACAGCGGAGCGCGGCCGAACGCCGCCGCCGCGAGTTGCTGGAGGCCGCGGACCGAGTGGTGCTCAGGGACGGCCCCAAGGCATCGATGAACGCGATCGCCGCCGAGGCCGGAATCACCAAGCCCATCCTCTACCGGCACTTCGGCGACAAGGGCGGGCTCTACCGCGCACTCGCCAAACGGCACACCGACGCCCTGCTCAGCGCGCTGCGGGCGGCCCTCGACGCACCGGCCGAGCGCCGCGAACGGGTGGAGGCCACACTCGACACCTATCTCGCCGCGATCGAGGCCCGCCCGCAGGTCTACCGCTTCCTGATGCACCCGTCCGACGACGCCGCCCCCTCCCCCGAGCAGGGCTTCGACGTCGGCCGGCACTCCGCCCCGCTGCTGCGCCGCCTCGGCGAGGAACTCGGCAAGGTGATCGCCGAACGGGTGGACCTGGGTCCGGACAGCGAGCAGATGGCCCGCATCTGGGGCCACGGCATCGTCGGCATGATGCACGCCGCGGGCGACTGGTGGCTGGGCGACCGGCCCTGCTCCCGCGCCCAGTTGGTGCGCAGCCTCGCCGATCTGCTGTGGGGCCGGCTGGCCGCGGCGGGCGACCGGCCCGGCGGACCGGGCTTCTGAACTCCAGCGCCACCGACGCCCGCCCGCGCGCCGGACACCGTCCGTGTGCCCGCCGCCCCCGCTCCCGCCCCTGCCTCCCGCCCCGAACGCGTTCCCTCCGTACGGCGCGCCGCCCCGGCTCAGGCGCCGCTCCCCCAGGGCGCCCGCCGGGCCGCCCGCAGC encodes:
- a CDS encoding TetR family transcriptional regulator; translated protein: METARQAERQRSAAERRRRELLEAADRVVLRDGPKASMNAIAAEAGITKPILYRHFGDKGGLYRALAKRHTDALLSALRAALDAPAERRERVEATLDTYLAAIEARPQVYRFLMHPSDDAAPSPEQGFDVGRHSAPLLRRLGEELGKVIAERVDLGPDSEQMARIWGHGIVGMMHAAGDWWLGDRPCSRAQLVRSLADLLWGRLAAAGDRPGGPGF